From the genome of Bacteroides sp. MSB163, one region includes:
- a CDS encoding TIGR00341 family protein has protein sequence METPEQNQNRNVFAVKKFLSEYLDLRKDKDNELETVDSIRKGVEFKGANLWILIFAIFMASLGLNVNSTAVIIGAMLISPLMGPIMGVGLSVGLNDFELMKRSLKSFLITTLFSVTTATIFFLVSPVAEGQSELLARTSPTIYDVFIALMGGLAGVVALSTKEKGNVIPGVAIATALMPPLCTAGYGLATGNLVYFLGAFYLYFINSVFISLATFAGVRVMHFQRKEFVDKKREKKVRQYIILIAVLTMCPAVYLTVGIIQSTFYESAANRFVAEQLSFENTQVLDKKIHYHGSKDNEIRVVLIGQEVPEASIAIARNKMKDYKLGETKLIVLQGMNNEAVDISSIRAMVMEDFYKNSEERLVEQTKKITVLEQSLARYKSFDELGKTIVPELKVLYPSVKTVSISHAIELTVDSVRTDTITLAVLKFGKHPDVHEKQKITEWLKARTGAKKLRLIAE, from the coding sequence ATGGAAACACCTGAACAGAACCAAAACCGGAATGTTTTTGCCGTCAAAAAGTTCCTGAGCGAGTATCTTGATCTGAGGAAAGACAAAGATAATGAGCTGGAAACAGTAGACTCCATCCGCAAAGGAGTGGAGTTTAAAGGGGCCAATCTGTGGATTTTGATCTTTGCCATCTTTATGGCATCATTGGGACTGAATGTCAACTCCACAGCCGTAATCATCGGTGCCATGTTGATTTCCCCACTGATGGGACCTATCATGGGTGTGGGACTGTCTGTCGGTCTGAATGACTTCGAACTGATGAAACGTTCACTGAAAAGTTTCCTGATAACGACCCTGTTCAGTGTAACTACGGCTACCATCTTCTTTCTTGTAAGCCCTGTTGCCGAAGGGCAGTCGGAGCTTCTGGCACGTACTTCACCTACGATTTATGACGTATTCATCGCATTGATGGGTGGTCTTGCCGGTGTAGTTGCCCTGTCTACCAAGGAGAAAGGAAATGTGATTCCAGGTGTTGCCATTGCCACGGCCTTGATGCCGCCACTTTGTACGGCAGGTTATGGGTTGGCAACGGGGAATCTGGTTTATTTCCTCGGAGCATTCTATCTTTACTTCATTAATTCGGTATTCATCAGTCTTGCCACGTTTGCCGGTGTGCGTGTGATGCACTTCCAGCGTAAAGAGTTTGTGGACAAGAAGCGGGAGAAGAAAGTACGCCAATACATAATACTCATTGCTGTGCTGACTATGTGTCCGGCTGTCTACTTGACGGTAGGCATTATTCAGAGTACTTTCTATGAGAGTGCCGCCAATCGGTTTGTTGCCGAACAGCTTTCTTTTGAGAATACACAGGTGCTAGACAAGAAGATTCATTATCATGGTAGTAAGGACAATGAAATACGTGTGGTGCTGATTGGACAAGAAGTTCCCGAAGCCTCTATTGCCATTGCCCGTAACAAGATGAAGGACTATAAGTTAGGTGAAACGAAGCTGATCGTTCTTCAGGGAATGAATAACGAAGCTGTGGATATTTCTTCTATCCGAGCTATGGTGATGGAAGACTTCTATAAAAACAGTGAGGAACGACTGGTGGAACAAACAAAGAAAATTACAGTGCTGGAACAGAGTCTGGCAAGATACAAGTCTTTCGATGAATTGGGCAAAACGATCGTTCCGGAGCTAAAAGTTCTCTATCCATCAGTGAAAACTGTTTCTATCTCTCATGCCATAGAACTGACGGTTGATTCGGTACGGACAGATACCATTACACTTGCTGTGCTGAAGTTTGGCAAGCATCCCGACGTCCATGAGAAACAGAAGATTACCGAATGGCTGAAAGCACGTACTGGAGCGAAAAAACTAAGACTGATTGCAGAATGA
- a CDS encoding lipopolysaccharide biosynthesis protein, protein MAGLKSLAKETAIYGVSSIVGRFLNYLLVPVYTIALPASSGGYGVVTNIYAWVALILVLLTCGMETGFFRFANKGQDDPMRVYSTTLLSVSIGSLVFVALGLLFLEPIAGWLEYGEHPWYVGMMMIVVAMDAIQSIPFAYLRYKKRPIKFAALKLLFIFLNIALNLFYYVILKGNDVGYAFLFNLICTSVVMLCMIPELRGFTYVLDRELLKRMLRYSLPLVILGVAGILNQVADKIIFPFVYPDEAEATVQLGIYGAASKIAMIMAMFTQAFRFAYEPFVFGKSKEKDSREMYAQAMKFFIIFTLLAFLAVMFYLDILRHVIGRDYWDGLRVVPIVMAAEIFMGIYFNLSFWYKLIDETRWGAYFSLTGCTILILMNVFLIPKYGYIACAWAGFTGYGVAMLLSYFVGQKKYPIQYDLKAIGMYVLLAAVLYVAAEYVPIDNIYLRMAYRTVLLLLFVAYVVKRDLPLSQISILNRFIRK, encoded by the coding sequence ATGGCGGGATTAAAAAGTTTAGCAAAAGAAACTGCTATTTATGGGGTGAGTAGTATTGTAGGGCGTTTCCTCAATTATCTGCTGGTGCCCGTTTACACGATAGCTTTGCCTGCATCGTCGGGTGGCTATGGTGTGGTTACGAATATATACGCCTGGGTGGCATTGATACTGGTATTGCTGACGTGCGGCATGGAGACGGGGTTTTTCCGTTTTGCCAATAAAGGGCAGGATGACCCGATGCGGGTATACTCTACCACCTTGTTGAGCGTAAGTATCGGCTCATTGGTATTCGTTGCTTTGGGATTGTTATTTCTGGAACCTATTGCCGGATGGTTGGAATACGGAGAACATCCCTGGTATGTAGGTATGATGATGATTGTGGTAGCAATGGATGCCATTCAGAGTATTCCGTTCGCTTATCTGCGCTATAAAAAACGCCCTATCAAGTTTGCTGCACTGAAGTTGCTGTTTATCTTCCTCAATATTGCACTCAATCTTTTCTATTATGTCATATTGAAAGGGAATGACGTAGGTTATGCTTTCCTCTTCAATCTGATATGTACCTCTGTTGTCATGTTGTGTATGATACCGGAACTGAGAGGATTTACCTATGTGCTGGATAGAGAGCTATTGAAGCGGATGCTTCGTTACTCCCTGCCATTGGTGATATTGGGTGTGGCAGGCATCTTGAATCAGGTGGCTGATAAGATTATTTTTCCTTTCGTCTATCCCGACGAGGCTGAGGCTACCGTACAACTTGGCATTTACGGAGCTGCCAGTAAGATTGCCATGATTATGGCTATGTTTACCCAGGCATTCCGCTTCGCTTATGAACCTTTCGTGTTCGGTAAGAGCAAGGAGAAAGATAGTCGTGAGATGTATGCCCAGGCTATGAAATTTTTCATTATCTTTACTTTGCTTGCCTTTCTGGCTGTAATGTTCTATCTGGACATCCTGCGCCATGTCATCGGACGTGATTACTGGGATGGATTACGGGTGGTGCCTATTGTCATGGCAGCTGAAATCTTTATGGGCATTTACTTCAACCTGTCCTTTTGGTACAAATTGATTGATGAGACACGTTGGGGGGCCTACTTCTCGTTGACAGGTTGCACTATCCTGATATTGATGAACGTCTTCTTGATCCCGAAGTATGGTTACATCGCTTGTGCCTGGGCGGGATTTACCGGATATGGCGTTGCTATGCTGCTTTCTTACTTTGTGGGCCAGAAGAAATATCCGATACAATACGACCTGAAGGCGATAGGTATGTATGTGCTTCTGGCGGCTGTGCTTTATGTGGCCGCCGAATATGTACCGATAGACAATATCTACTTGCGTATGGCATACCGTACAGTTCTGCTGCTGCTGTTTGTCGCTTATGTCGTGAAGCGTGATTTGCCGCTTAGCCAAATATCAATCCTAAACCGTTTCATTCGAAAATAA
- the ruvB gene encoding Holliday junction branch migration DNA helicase RuvB: protein MEREDFDIRDNQLTSRERDFENALRPLSFEDFSGQDKVVDNLRIFVKAARLRGEALDHVLLHGPPGLGKTTLSNIIANELGVGFKVTSGPVLDKPGDLAGVLTSLEPNDVLFIDEIHRLSPVVEEYLYSAMEDYRIDIMIDKGPSARSIQIDLNPFTMVGATTRSGLLTAPLRARFGINLHLEYYDDDVLSGIIRRSAGILNVPCSTRAASEIASRSRGTPRIANALLRRVRDFAQVKGSGSIDTEIANFALEALNIDKYGLDEIDNKILCTIIDKFKGGPVGLTTIATALGEDAGTIEEVYEPFLIKEGFLKRTPRGREVTELAYKHLGRSLYNSQRTLFND from the coding sequence ATGGAACGAGAAGATTTTGACATACGCGATAATCAGTTGACCAGTCGGGAACGCGATTTTGAAAACGCGCTTCGTCCGTTGTCCTTTGAAGATTTCAGCGGACAAGATAAGGTGGTGGATAATCTGCGTATCTTCGTTAAGGCAGCCCGCCTGCGTGGCGAGGCGTTGGATCATGTATTGCTGCATGGACCTCCGGGATTGGGAAAAACGACACTTTCCAATATTATTGCGAATGAACTGGGAGTTGGTTTTAAGGTTACTTCCGGTCCGGTGCTTGATAAACCGGGTGATTTGGCGGGAGTGCTTACCAGTCTGGAACCGAATGATGTGCTGTTTATCGATGAAATTCACCGGCTTTCTCCAGTGGTGGAAGAGTATCTGTACTCTGCAATGGAGGATTACCGCATTGACATCATGATAGATAAAGGCCCGTCTGCACGGAGCATCCAGATTGATCTGAATCCGTTTACGATGGTGGGAGCTACTACCCGTAGCGGCTTGCTGACCGCGCCTTTACGTGCACGTTTTGGTATTAATCTGCATCTGGAGTATTACGATGATGATGTATTGAGCGGTATTATTCGTCGTTCGGCAGGGATATTGAATGTACCTTGCTCTACAAGGGCAGCGTCTGAGATCGCTTCCCGTAGCCGTGGAACGCCGCGTATTGCAAATGCATTGTTGCGTCGTGTGCGAGATTTTGCACAGGTGAAAGGTTCGGGGAGCATTGATACGGAGATTGCCAACTTCGCTCTTGAAGCATTGAATATAGACAAGTACGGACTCGATGAAATCGATAATAAGATACTCTGTACCATTATCGATAAGTTTAAGGGCGGTCCGGTAGGGCTTACTACTATTGCTACGGCATTGGGTGAAGATGCCGGAACTATAGAAGAGGTGTATGAGCCTTTCCTGATCAAAGAGGGTTTCTTGAAACGTACTCCGCGTGGACGTGAAGTGACAGAATTGGCTTATAAACATTTAGGACGTAGCCTTTACAATAGTCAGCGTACCTTATTTAACGACTAA
- a CDS encoding ATP-binding protein yields MDCEKQTTEYKSLLKIRTGDKGFKDLSVTCVALANAQGGRIFIGYDDKKKAPLPGQHVTPDEVNEAVTKLRSLCFNVGLVASEICTDDTGSQYFIVSVSPSMHSVATTLDGRIYIRVADKCEPVRSEDLQRLGEEKGAYQWELVRTKYQLDGVALDALRQLANDIRNFSFKKKTVCAAIRISC; encoded by the coding sequence ATGGATTGCGAGAAGCAGACAACCGAATATAAGAGTCTTCTGAAAATTAGAACAGGAGATAAAGGATTCAAAGACTTGTCCGTGACCTGTGTTGCTTTGGCAAATGCACAAGGCGGAAGAATCTTTATAGGCTACGATGACAAGAAGAAAGCCCCTTTGCCGGGACAGCATGTCACGCCCGACGAAGTGAATGAGGCAGTGACTAAATTGCGTAGTCTCTGTTTCAACGTCGGCCTTGTAGCTTCTGAAATATGTACTGATGACACCGGCAGCCAATACTTTATTGTTTCTGTTTCACCTTCTATGCATTCTGTAGCTACTACCTTGGACGGACGTATTTACATTCGGGTGGCCGATAAATGTGAACCGGTGCGTAGCGAGGACTTGCAGCGTTTGGGCGAAGAGAAGGGCGCTTATCAGTGGGAATTGGTGAGGACCAAATACCAGCTTGATGGGGTTGCTTTGGATGCTTTGCGGCAGTTGGCGAATGATATTCGTAACTTCAGCTTCAAGAAGAAGACCGTTTGCGCAGCTATACGGATAAGTTGTTGA